One Acipenser ruthenus unplaced genomic scaffold, fAciRut3.2 maternal haplotype, whole genome shotgun sequence genomic region harbors:
- the LOC131725178 gene encoding voltage-dependent calcium channel subunit alpha-2/delta-1-like isoform X2: protein MKLTLQSIQSIQRRLSCKMDSLLQISFAMHWRCLTLDFVFAVSETLQLDHFEEYGYTSIAPREYCKDLKLSSNKTQFLLEFNDFIDRKSPNHPSCNVTLVNRLLLDAGFSNELVQYWKKQSPQGVLARFVATDGGITRIYPKSAGEDWTEDAETYEASFYKRSLDNPFYIFTAPYFNNSEIGVSGFDSGIMVSRAVEITVDGKLLKPAVVGVKINVTTWMENFTKATMRTDCTSEICDCEKNNKYVDCVILDDGGFLLMSNQDEYISQIGRFFGEIDPSFMRNLIQVPLYSFNKSYDYQSVCDPERDTKAAAGLRSVFVPTIADILNIGWWASAAAWSILQQLFLSLTFPNFLEAADIEEEMAALSKKSCITEQTQYFFSNNMKSFNGVLDCGNCSRIYHAEKLANTNLVFLIVDSKVTCLACDSKPLIQAEQPSEGPNPCKLAQNPRHRKGPEVCFDNDDNEDDSDCGGVSALSPSLWSVIGIQLVLLWLLTGSRHYPS from the exons atgaaactAACCCTACAGAGCATACAGAGTATACAGAGAAGATTGTCTTGTAAAATGGACAGCCTATTGCAAATTTCCTTTGCTATGCACTGGAGATGTCTAACTTTAGactttgtttttgcagtttccGAAACCCTGCAACTTGATCATTTTGAAGAATATGGTTACACATCAATTGCACCAAG GGAATACTGCAAGGACTTAAAACTGTCAAGCAACAAAACCCAATTTCTCTTGGAATTCAATGATTTTATTGACAGGAAGTCACCCAATCATCCATCTT GCAATGTTACACTTGTTAACCGACTCTTACTTGATGCTGGCTTTTCAAATGAATTGGTGCAGTACTGGAAAAAGCAATCTCC cCAAGGAGTTCTTGCCAGGTTTGTCGCTACTGATGGTGGAATTACAAGAATTTACCCAAAAAG tgctgggGAGGATTGGACAGAAGATGCAGAGACATATGAAGCAAGCTTTTACAAGAGGAGCCTGGATAATCCATTTTATATCTTCACTGCACCATACTTCAACA ATTCAGAAATTGGTGTGAGTGGGTTTGATTCTGGTATAATGGTGAGCAGAGCCGTTGAAATTACAGTGGATGGGAAACTGTTAAAACCTGCTG TTGTTGGAGTAAAGATTAATGTCACTACCTGGATGGAGAACTTCACAAAAGCCACAATGAGGACAGAT TGCACGAGTGAGATATGTGACTGTGAGAAAAACAACAAG TATGTAGACTGTGTGATTCTGGATGATGGTGGATTCCTCTTGATGTCTAATCAGGATGAGTATATCTCACAG ATTGGCAGGTTCTTTGGAGAGATTGACCCCAGTTTCATGAGGAACCTTATACAGGTGCCTCTGTATTCATTTAATAAGTCTTACGATTACCAGTCTGTGTGTGATCCAGAGAGAGATACCAAGGCTGCAGCTGGTCTACGTTCTGTCTTTGTG CCTACAATAGCAGATATTTTAAACATTGGCTGGTGGGCTTCTGCAGCTGCATG GTCAATATtgcagcagttatttttaagcCTTACTTTCCCAAATTTTCTAGAAGCAG CTGACATTGAAGAAGAGATGGCAGCTCTGTCAAAGAAAAGCTGTATTACCGAGCAGACTCAATATTTCTTTTCCAATAATATGAAATCATTTAATGGGGTCCTAGACTGCGGAAACTGTTCCAG aatataCCACGCAGAAAAGCTGGCAAACACAAACTTAGTATTCCTGATTGTTGACAGCAAAGTGACCTGTCTGGCCTGTGACTCAAAACCATTGATTCAAGCAGAACAGCCAT CCGAAGGACCAAACCCTTGTAAGTTAGCTCAGAACCCTAGGCATAGGAAAGGACCTGAAGTCTGTTTCGACAATGATGACAAT GAGGATGATTCTGACTGTGGTGGGGTCTCTGCTTTGAGCCCATCATTGTGGTCCGTGATTGGAATTCAACTTGTGCTGCTTTGGCTCTTAACTGGATCAAGACATTACCCGTCATGA
- the LOC131725178 gene encoding voltage-dependent calcium channel subunit alpha-2/delta-1-like isoform X1, whose protein sequence is MKLTLQSIQSIQRRLSCKMDSLLQISFAMHWRCLTLDFVFAVSETLQLDHFEEYGYTSIAPREYCKDLKLSSNKTQFLLEFNDFIDRKSPNHPSCNVTLVNRLLLDAGFSNELVQYWKKQSPQGVLARFVATDGGITRIYPKSAGEDWTEDAETYEASFYKRSLDNPFYIFTAPYFNNSEIGVSGFDSGIMVSRAVEITVDGKLLKPAVVGVKINVTTWMENFTKATMRTDCTSEICDCEKNNKYVDCVILDDGGFLLMSNQDEYISQIGRFFGEIDPSFMRNLIQVPLYSFNKSYDYQSVCDPERDTKAAAGLRSVFVPTIADILNIGWWASAAAWSILQQLFLSLTFPNFLEAADIEEEMAALSKKSCITEQTQYFFSNNMKSFNGVLDCGNCSRIYHAEKLANTNLVFLIVDSKVTCLACDSKPLIQAEQPSEGPNPCKLAQNPRHRKGPEVCFDNDDNDEPICTTSRASAMVSTPLFILLQVFMWCKGRMILTVVGSLL, encoded by the exons atgaaactAACCCTACAGAGCATACAGAGTATACAGAGAAGATTGTCTTGTAAAATGGACAGCCTATTGCAAATTTCCTTTGCTATGCACTGGAGATGTCTAACTTTAGactttgtttttgcagtttccGAAACCCTGCAACTTGATCATTTTGAAGAATATGGTTACACATCAATTGCACCAAG GGAATACTGCAAGGACTTAAAACTGTCAAGCAACAAAACCCAATTTCTCTTGGAATTCAATGATTTTATTGACAGGAAGTCACCCAATCATCCATCTT GCAATGTTACACTTGTTAACCGACTCTTACTTGATGCTGGCTTTTCAAATGAATTGGTGCAGTACTGGAAAAAGCAATCTCC cCAAGGAGTTCTTGCCAGGTTTGTCGCTACTGATGGTGGAATTACAAGAATTTACCCAAAAAG tgctgggGAGGATTGGACAGAAGATGCAGAGACATATGAAGCAAGCTTTTACAAGAGGAGCCTGGATAATCCATTTTATATCTTCACTGCACCATACTTCAACA ATTCAGAAATTGGTGTGAGTGGGTTTGATTCTGGTATAATGGTGAGCAGAGCCGTTGAAATTACAGTGGATGGGAAACTGTTAAAACCTGCTG TTGTTGGAGTAAAGATTAATGTCACTACCTGGATGGAGAACTTCACAAAAGCCACAATGAGGACAGAT TGCACGAGTGAGATATGTGACTGTGAGAAAAACAACAAG TATGTAGACTGTGTGATTCTGGATGATGGTGGATTCCTCTTGATGTCTAATCAGGATGAGTATATCTCACAG ATTGGCAGGTTCTTTGGAGAGATTGACCCCAGTTTCATGAGGAACCTTATACAGGTGCCTCTGTATTCATTTAATAAGTCTTACGATTACCAGTCTGTGTGTGATCCAGAGAGAGATACCAAGGCTGCAGCTGGTCTACGTTCTGTCTTTGTG CCTACAATAGCAGATATTTTAAACATTGGCTGGTGGGCTTCTGCAGCTGCATG GTCAATATtgcagcagttatttttaagcCTTACTTTCCCAAATTTTCTAGAAGCAG CTGACATTGAAGAAGAGATGGCAGCTCTGTCAAAGAAAAGCTGTATTACCGAGCAGACTCAATATTTCTTTTCCAATAATATGAAATCATTTAATGGGGTCCTAGACTGCGGAAACTGTTCCAG aatataCCACGCAGAAAAGCTGGCAAACACAAACTTAGTATTCCTGATTGTTGACAGCAAAGTGACCTGTCTGGCCTGTGACTCAAAACCATTGATTCAAGCAGAACAGCCAT CCGAAGGACCAAACCCTTGTAAGTTAGCTCAGAACCCTAGGCATAGGAAAGGACCTGAAGTCTGTTTCGACAATGATGACAAT GATGAGCCTATATGCACAACAAGTCGTGCCTCTGCCATGGTGTCAACTCCTCTCTTCATTTTACTGCAAGTTTTCATGTGGTGTAAAGG GAGGATGATTCTGACTGTGGTGGGGTCTCTGCTTTGA